A genome region from Bordetella genomosp. 10 includes the following:
- a CDS encoding tripartite tricarboxylate transporter substrate binding protein, translated as MQDHALRGSRRAFLASALAGGAALALNRGAAAAPAYPARPITVVVPYAPGGNLDITGRAITSAMGAIMHASFVIDNRPGAGGVVGHELVARAQPDGYTLIVTANGSFAYAPRLVHGSKPFKPADFAPIGYMAETPLVLEVPARSRYASYQEFIAAAKAAPGKISIGHSGNGTTNHIAILLLEKATGARFNIIPYKGSGPGLNDLLGGQLDAFVDQLPSSLPHLKAGNLKPLAMTSASRASDLPQVRTLQELGVAGFDVTTTAGLMAPAGTPPAIIAQLNQVLNQALGQADVKQKMANLGSTVKQGSAAEFTAYLASEDKKGEQLASEGLLRAG; from the coding sequence ATGCAAGACCATGCCCTGCGCGGATCCCGCCGCGCCTTCCTGGCAAGCGCGCTGGCCGGCGGCGCGGCGCTGGCGCTGAACCGCGGCGCGGCGGCCGCGCCGGCCTATCCGGCCCGGCCCATCACCGTGGTGGTGCCCTACGCGCCCGGCGGCAACCTCGACATTACCGGCCGCGCGATCACCAGCGCGATGGGCGCCATCATGCATGCCTCCTTCGTCATCGACAACCGGCCGGGCGCCGGCGGGGTGGTGGGCCACGAGCTGGTGGCGCGGGCGCAGCCGGACGGCTACACCTTGATCGTGACGGCCAACGGCAGCTTCGCCTACGCGCCGCGCCTGGTGCACGGCAGCAAGCCTTTCAAGCCCGCCGATTTCGCGCCCATCGGCTATATGGCGGAGACGCCGCTGGTGCTCGAAGTGCCCGCGCGCAGCCGCTATGCCAGCTACCAGGAATTCATCGCGGCGGCCAAGGCGGCGCCGGGCAAGATCAGCATCGGCCATTCGGGCAACGGCACCACCAATCACATCGCCATCCTGTTGCTGGAGAAGGCCACCGGCGCGCGCTTCAACATCATTCCGTACAAGGGATCGGGACCGGGGCTGAACGACCTGCTCGGCGGCCAACTGGACGCCTTCGTCGACCAGTTGCCCAGCTCCCTGCCGCACCTCAAGGCCGGCAACCTGAAGCCGCTGGCGATGACTTCGGCCAGCCGCGCCAGCGACCTGCCGCAAGTGCGGACCTTGCAGGAACTGGGCGTGGCCGGTTTCGACGTGACCACCACGGCGGGCCTGATGGCGCCGGCCGGCACGCCGCCCGCCATCATCGCGCAACTGAACCAGGTGCTGAACCAGGCGCTGGGCCAGGCCGACGTCAAGCAGAAGATGGCGAACCTGGGGTCGACGGTGAAGCAGGGCAGCGCCGCCGAGTTCACCGCCTATCTGGCGTCGGAGGACAAGAAGGGCGAGCAACTGGCCAGCGAGGGCTTGCTGCGCGCGGGGTAG
- a CDS encoding class II aldolase/adducin family protein produces the protein MPLANTRHDDVDDVDEDRASSGPLHFPEIRAACSPAEWKVRVQLAACYRLMDMYGMSDLIANHISARVPDEDDAFLINAYGLLYEEITASSLIKINGKGEILAKPDFGELGYGVNKAGFVIHSAIHRARHEVACVIHTHTWPGMALSSLSCGLLPMNQTAMRFARIGYHDYQGVVLDLSEQESLVRDLGEHNALILRNHGLLTVGNTIAEAFNAMHRLELSAKAQLAALACNTDLNPVSAECIEKTFQNYQPNVRRPFGVLEWPALIRKLDRLDQSYKL, from the coding sequence ATGCCTCTCGCCAATACCCGCCACGACGATGTCGACGACGTCGACGAAGACCGCGCCAGTTCCGGCCCCCTGCACTTTCCCGAGATCCGCGCCGCCTGCTCGCCGGCGGAGTGGAAGGTGCGCGTCCAGTTGGCGGCGTGCTATCGCCTGATGGACATGTACGGCATGTCCGACCTGATCGCCAACCACATCTCGGCGCGCGTTCCCGATGAAGACGATGCTTTCCTGATCAATGCCTATGGCCTGCTGTACGAGGAGATCACCGCCTCCAGCCTGATCAAGATCAACGGCAAGGGCGAGATACTGGCCAAGCCGGACTTCGGCGAGCTGGGCTACGGCGTCAACAAGGCCGGCTTCGTGATCCATAGCGCCATCCACCGCGCGCGCCATGAAGTGGCCTGCGTCATCCATACGCATACCTGGCCCGGCATGGCCTTGTCGTCGCTGTCCTGCGGCCTGCTGCCCATGAACCAGACCGCCATGCGCTTCGCCCGCATCGGCTATCACGATTACCAGGGCGTGGTGCTGGACCTGAGCGAACAGGAATCGCTGGTGCGCGACCTCGGCGAACACAACGCCTTGATCCTGCGCAACCACGGCCTGCTCACCGTCGGCAACACCATCGCCGAAGCCTTCAACGCCATGCACCGGCTGGAATTGAGCGCCAAGGCCCAACTGGCCGCGCTGGCCTGCAACACCGACCTCAATCCCGTCTCCGCGGAATGCATCGAGAAGACCTTCCAGAACTACCAGCCCAACGTCCGCCGTCCCTTCGGCGTGCTGGAATGGCCGGCGCTGATACGCAAGCTGGATCGCCTGGACCAGAGCTACAAGCTATAG
- a CDS encoding amidohydrolase family protein — MAAAGADARGAGHAGAAPLPAGACDCHVHVVGDPAAYPMLPDRPYTAGPATVADLRAHMARLGLARAVIVQPSFYGTDNRLLADSLAAMRGDGRGIAVLAEDVSDAALQELHEAGVRGVRVNLESVGASDPETVARAFGAWAGRLRGQGWHIQVYASLDAIAAAAPRLRGLGVPVVLDHFAMIPGRLPLDDARVRAVLDLVGGGAAYVKLSGSYRMDQGATAAQVAALARAFLDANPERAVWASDWPHTNRAPGKLPTEVSPYRDIDPRRLREEIDAWLPEAALREQVLVRNPSRLYGF, encoded by the coding sequence ATGGCGGCGGCCGGAGCGGACGCGCGCGGCGCCGGGCATGCCGGCGCCGCGCCCTTGCCGGCCGGCGCCTGCGACTGCCATGTGCACGTGGTGGGCGACCCGGCCGCCTATCCCATGCTGCCCGATCGTCCCTATACCGCGGGCCCCGCGACGGTGGCGGACCTGCGCGCGCACATGGCGCGGCTGGGATTGGCGCGCGCGGTCATCGTGCAGCCCAGCTTCTACGGCACCGACAACCGCCTGCTGGCCGACAGCCTCGCGGCCATGCGGGGCGACGGCCGCGGCATCGCCGTCCTGGCCGAAGACGTGAGCGACGCGGCGTTGCAGGAACTGCACGAGGCGGGCGTGCGCGGCGTGCGCGTCAACCTGGAGAGCGTGGGCGCCAGCGATCCCGAGACCGTGGCGCGCGCCTTCGGCGCCTGGGCGGGCCGCTTGCGCGGACAGGGCTGGCATATCCAGGTCTATGCGTCGCTGGACGCCATCGCCGCCGCCGCGCCGCGCCTGCGCGGCCTGGGCGTGCCGGTGGTGCTCGATCATTTCGCCATGATCCCGGGGCGCCTGCCCCTGGACGATGCGCGGGTGCGCGCCGTCCTGGACCTGGTCGGCGGCGGCGCGGCCTACGTCAAGCTGTCCGGGTCCTATCGCATGGACCAGGGCGCGACGGCGGCGCAGGTCGCCGCGCTGGCGCGGGCTTTCCTCGACGCCAATCCGGAGCGCGCCGTCTGGGCCAGCGATTGGCCCCATACCAACCGCGCGCCGGGCAAGCTGCCGACGGAGGTCAGTCCCTATCGCGACATCGACCCGCGCCGGCTGCGCGAGGAAATCGACGCCTGGCTGCCGGAGGCGGCATTGCGCGAGCAGGTGCTCGTCCGCAATCCGTCGCGCTTGTATGGCTTTTGA
- a CDS encoding isocitrate/isopropylmalate dehydrogenase family protein — protein sequence MKIVVIPGDGIGPETVGIAVDVLEAASRRFGLGLKFEHDIAGHESLKKHGATVTPALLEKVKAADGLLLGPMSTYDFKDEAKGEINPSKFFRKELDLHANIRPARTYPGMKPRLGEFDLVVVRENTEGFYADRNIESGNSEMLITPDVVVSLRRITRFCCERIARSAFELAMTRKKHVTIVHKANVLKRGDGMFIDVCHEVGKEFPEVAVDDVIVDAMMAHVVRAPQRYDVIVTTNMFGDILSDLTAEMSGSLGLGGSLNAGREYAMGQAAHGSAPDIAGQNLANPISQVLSAAMLLNWHGQRANDRKFIDAAAAIEQAIAGSIAAQECTRDVGGKLGTREAGEAMVKRVAA from the coding sequence ATGAAGATAGTCGTAATTCCCGGCGACGGCATCGGCCCCGAAACCGTCGGCATCGCCGTCGACGTGCTCGAGGCCGCGTCGCGGCGCTTTGGCCTGGGCCTGAAGTTCGAGCATGACATCGCCGGCCACGAGAGCCTGAAGAAGCACGGCGCCACCGTCACGCCCGCCTTGCTGGAGAAGGTCAAGGCGGCCGACGGCCTGCTGCTGGGTCCCATGTCCACCTACGATTTCAAGGACGAGGCCAAGGGCGAAATCAATCCGTCCAAGTTCTTCCGCAAGGAGCTGGACCTGCACGCCAACATCCGTCCGGCCCGCACCTATCCCGGCATGAAGCCGCGCCTGGGCGAGTTCGACCTGGTGGTGGTGCGCGAGAACACCGAAGGCTTCTACGCCGACCGCAACATCGAATCCGGCAACAGCGAAATGCTGATCACCCCCGACGTGGTGGTGTCGCTGCGCCGCATCACGCGCTTCTGCTGCGAACGCATCGCGCGCTCGGCCTTCGAACTGGCCATGACGCGCAAGAAGCACGTCACCATCGTGCACAAGGCCAATGTGCTCAAGCGCGGCGACGGCATGTTCATCGACGTCTGCCACGAGGTGGGCAAGGAATTCCCCGAGGTCGCCGTGGACGACGTCATCGTCGACGCCATGATGGCGCACGTGGTGCGCGCGCCGCAACGCTACGACGTCATCGTCACCACCAATATGTTCGGCGACATCCTGTCCGACCTGACCGCCGAGATGTCGGGCAGCCTGGGGCTGGGCGGATCGCTGAACGCGGGCCGCGAATACGCCATGGGCCAGGCCGCGCACGGTTCGGCGCCGGACATCGCGGGCCAGAACCTCGCCAATCCGATTTCGCAGGTGCTGTCGGCCGCCATGCTGCTGAACTGGCACGGGCAGCGCGCCAACGATCGCAAGTTCATCGATGCCGCGGCCGCCATCGAGCAGGCCATCGCCGGCAGCATCGCCGCCCAGGAATGCACGCGCGACGTCGGCGGCAAGCTGGGCACGCGCGAGGCGGGCGAGGCGATGGTCAAGCGGGTGGCGGCGTGA
- a CDS encoding Bug family tripartite tricarboxylate transporter substrate binding protein, which translates to MRYESATGLTRRSFIKASAAGCALALGGRAWAAGDAYPDKPVTLVVPYAPGGQGDVFARVLAERLGTEKKWTVIVENRAGASGAVGSRVVLRAPADGYTLLLGQTGEIAVNQFASKTLGYDPLKAFAPVILVGDSPLVLAVPEKSPYADLQALVAAARAKPDALAYASSGTATPGHLAAAALALGTGTRMVHAPYKGAGQAMSDLLGGHVDFFFSSASAVMPHINSGRLRALAVSSRERLKVLPNVPTVAEVVLPDFQFSLWGGVFAPAATPKPIVEQLNAALNAVLAEPGVKARFEADGAAVRPNTVAEFEQFVQSEAAKYQKLVQATGIQVE; encoded by the coding sequence ATGCGATACGAATCCGCCACCGGCCTGACGCGCCGGAGTTTCATCAAGGCCTCGGCGGCCGGCTGCGCGCTGGCCCTGGGCGGCCGCGCATGGGCCGCCGGCGACGCCTATCCCGACAAACCTGTCACCCTGGTGGTGCCCTATGCGCCGGGCGGGCAGGGCGACGTGTTCGCCCGCGTGCTGGCCGAACGCCTGGGCACGGAAAAGAAGTGGACCGTCATCGTCGAGAACCGGGCGGGCGCCTCCGGCGCCGTGGGCTCGCGGGTGGTGCTGCGCGCGCCGGCCGACGGCTATACGCTGCTGCTGGGCCAGACCGGCGAGATCGCGGTCAACCAATTCGCGTCCAAGACGCTGGGCTACGATCCGCTGAAGGCATTCGCGCCGGTGATCCTGGTGGGCGATTCGCCCCTGGTGCTGGCGGTGCCGGAGAAGTCTCCCTACGCCGACCTGCAGGCCCTGGTCGCGGCCGCGCGCGCCAAGCCCGATGCGCTGGCCTACGCGTCGTCCGGCACGGCGACGCCGGGCCACCTGGCCGCCGCCGCGCTGGCCCTGGGCACCGGCACGCGCATGGTGCACGCGCCGTACAAGGGCGCCGGCCAGGCGATGTCGGACCTGCTGGGCGGCCACGTCGACTTCTTCTTTTCCAGCGCGTCCGCGGTGATGCCGCATATCAATTCGGGCCGCCTGCGCGCGCTGGCGGTATCCTCGCGTGAACGCCTGAAGGTCCTGCCCAACGTGCCGACCGTGGCGGAGGTGGTGCTGCCGGACTTCCAGTTCAGCCTGTGGGGCGGCGTGTTCGCGCCGGCCGCCACGCCCAAACCCATCGTCGAACAGCTCAACGCCGCGTTGAACGCGGTGCTGGCGGAGCCCGGCGTGAAGGCGCGCTTCGAGGCCGACGGCGCCGCCGTGCGGCCCAACACGGTGGCGGAGTTCGAACAATTCGTGCAGAGCGAGGCGGCCAAGTACCAGAAGCTGGTGCAGGCCACGGGCATCCAGGTGGAGTAA
- a CDS encoding Bug family tripartite tricarboxylate transporter substrate binding protein, with the protein MRKSIFPRRRLLAGLALCIPTLAMTAAARASDDYPSHPITLVVPFAAGGGTDSIARDLARTLADRLGRSVVVENRGGGGGAIGAGMVANARPDGYTLLFATSTFVTNAAAGVATNYDVQKSFAPIALLGRGPLLVVSAKNLGLKNIAGLRELASKPDANLNFCSAGNGSINHLSGELFKQKTGAQMTHVPYKGSGPATVDLLAGRVQVFFATVPTILPQVKDHRVDLLAVTGKTRSPLFPDVPTVEESGVPDFDISTWWAVLAPAGTPQAIIDKLNKDVNAAAADKIVAERLKNEGAEAFSGPPEALAKTLDSELKMWRQVVAKSGMKMD; encoded by the coding sequence ATGCGGAAGTCGATTTTCCCCCGCCGGCGCTTGCTGGCGGGGCTGGCCCTGTGCATCCCTACGTTGGCCATGACGGCGGCCGCGCGGGCGAGCGACGATTACCCCAGCCATCCGATCACGCTGGTCGTGCCGTTCGCGGCCGGCGGCGGCACGGACAGCATCGCCCGCGACCTGGCGCGCACGCTGGCCGATCGCCTGGGCCGCTCGGTGGTGGTGGAGAACCGCGGCGGCGGCGGTGGCGCCATCGGCGCCGGCATGGTCGCCAACGCGCGTCCGGACGGTTATACGCTGCTGTTCGCCACCTCGACGTTCGTCACCAATGCGGCGGCGGGCGTGGCCACCAACTACGACGTGCAGAAGTCCTTCGCGCCCATCGCGCTGCTGGGACGCGGCCCCTTGCTGGTGGTCTCCGCCAAGAATCTGGGTCTCAAGAACATCGCCGGCCTGCGCGAACTGGCTTCCAAGCCGGACGCCAACCTGAATTTCTGCTCGGCCGGCAACGGCAGCATCAACCATCTGTCCGGCGAGCTCTTCAAGCAGAAGACCGGCGCGCAGATGACCCACGTGCCGTACAAGGGCAGCGGTCCGGCCACCGTGGACCTGCTGGCCGGGCGCGTGCAGGTGTTCTTCGCGACCGTGCCGACCATCCTGCCGCAGGTCAAGGACCATCGCGTCGACCTGCTGGCGGTGACCGGCAAGACGCGTTCGCCGCTGTTCCCGGACGTGCCCACGGTCGAGGAGTCCGGCGTGCCCGATTTCGATATCTCGACGTGGTGGGCGGTGCTGGCGCCGGCCGGCACGCCCCAGGCCATCATCGACAAGCTCAACAAGGACGTGAACGCGGCGGCGGCCGACAAGATCGTCGCCGAGCGGCTGAAGAACGAAGGCGCCGAAGCCTTCAGCGGCCCGCCGGAAGCGCTCGCCAAGACGCTGGACAGCGAGTTGAAGATGTGGCGCCAGGTGGTGGCGAAATCCGGCATGAAGATGGATTGA
- a CDS encoding GntR family transcriptional regulator, translated as MPIAKANSQSHAAYNEIKRRILGGLFGPQHRLREIEVASLLDMGRTPVREALKRIQDEGLITHEPGRGLVVTSMDQQEVGELYAMRQVLEGAAAELAARHASEAEIANMQAILDDGDGGDPVAQNLRFHQAVYSAAHNRYLIRSLHSLTETTYLLGRSTLSTPTRAAKSDTEHNAIVAAIRARDPGAAREAAQDHIHQALLERLKMLRQG; from the coding sequence ATGCCCATCGCCAAGGCGAATTCCCAATCGCACGCCGCCTATAACGAAATCAAGCGCCGCATCCTGGGCGGCCTGTTCGGCCCGCAGCACCGCCTGCGCGAGATCGAGGTCGCCAGTCTGCTGGACATGGGCCGCACGCCGGTGCGCGAGGCGCTCAAGCGCATCCAGGACGAAGGCCTGATCACGCACGAGCCGGGCCGCGGCCTGGTCGTCACCTCGATGGACCAGCAGGAAGTCGGCGAGCTGTACGCCATGCGCCAGGTGCTGGAGGGCGCGGCCGCCGAGCTGGCCGCCCGCCATGCGTCCGAGGCGGAGATCGCCAATATGCAGGCCATCCTCGACGACGGCGACGGCGGCGATCCCGTGGCGCAGAACCTGCGTTTCCACCAGGCGGTGTACAGCGCGGCGCACAACCGCTATCTGATCCGGTCGCTGCATTCGCTGACCGAGACGACCTATCTGTTGGGACGCAGCACGCTGAGCACGCCCACGCGCGCCGCCAAGTCCGATACCGAACACAACGCCATCGTCGCGGCGATCCGCGCGCGCGATCCCGGCGCGGCCCGCGAGGCCGCCCAAGACCATATTCATCAGGCCCTGCTGGAACGTTTGAAAATGCTGCGTCAGGGATGA
- a CDS encoding glutathione S-transferase family protein translates to MALRLYYHPFSSYCHKALLAFYENDIAFEGRIVEGPGSPAYEELAALWPVKRFPMLVDGAQQVMEATCIVEHLQTWHPGPARLIPADTRAALEVRWLDRFFDNYISTPVQKIVFDALRPDPATHDTHGVKEAHAMLDNAYGWLEQHLRGRAWAAGESRTLADCGAAPFLFYAHWVHPIDERHPNIQAYRKRLLEWPSFARCVEDARPYRGFFPLPIPAGE, encoded by the coding sequence ATGGCCCTGCGACTCTACTACCACCCGTTTTCTTCCTACTGCCACAAGGCCCTGCTGGCCTTCTACGAGAACGACATCGCCTTCGAAGGCCGCATCGTCGAGGGCCCCGGCTCGCCCGCCTACGAGGAACTGGCGGCGCTGTGGCCCGTCAAGCGCTTTCCCATGCTGGTCGACGGGGCGCAGCAGGTCATGGAAGCGACCTGCATCGTCGAGCACCTGCAGACCTGGCATCCGGGCCCCGCGCGGCTGATCCCCGCCGACACGCGGGCCGCGCTCGAAGTGCGGTGGCTGGACCGCTTTTTCGACAACTACATCTCCACGCCGGTGCAGAAGATCGTGTTCGACGCGCTGCGCCCCGACCCTGCCACGCACGACACGCACGGGGTGAAGGAGGCGCACGCCATGCTGGACAACGCCTATGGCTGGCTGGAGCAGCACCTGCGGGGGCGCGCCTGGGCCGCGGGCGAGTCGCGCACGCTGGCCGACTGCGGCGCCGCGCCCTTTCTTTTCTATGCGCACTGGGTGCACCCGATCGACGAGCGCCATCCCAATATCCAGGCGTACCGCAAGCGCCTACTGGAATGGCCGTCCTTCGCGCGCTGCGTGGAAGACGCGCGGCCCTACCGCGGCTTCTTCCCGCTGCCCATACCCGCCGGCGAATGA
- a CDS encoding multidrug efflux MFS transporter — MSSDHNPHWHRNLLVCLFGSFSTLVGMTLMLPFLPLYVEELGVKDHAAIVQWSGIAYGATFLTAGIVAPLWGHLGDRYGRKPMLIRASFGMAICISLIGFSTNVWQLLALRLLTGIAGGYSSGATILVAVQTPKNRSAWALGVLSSGIMAGNLIGPLIGGSLPPLIGIRATFWLSGGLIFIAFLATTFLVKEGPRPAGAAKNRPKGGWSHIPRRDVVLTMLFTGMLLMFANMSIEPIITVYVSTLVADPARVTFVAGLAMSAAALGSILSASRLGRLADRIGHAYVIVLALCVAAVLLIPQAFVTAGWQLVGLRFLMGLALGGLLPCIAAVVRHNVPDHFVGSIMGYSVSSQYVGQVTGPLLGGYVGGHYGMPAVFLGTSVLLLAGALGTWRVAGAAGRKTAAAAKAE, encoded by the coding sequence ATGTCTTCCGACCACAACCCACATTGGCATCGCAATCTTCTCGTCTGCCTCTTCGGCTCGTTTTCCACCCTGGTGGGCATGACGCTGATGCTGCCTTTCCTGCCGCTGTACGTGGAGGAACTCGGGGTGAAGGATCATGCGGCCATCGTGCAGTGGTCGGGCATCGCCTACGGCGCCACCTTCCTGACGGCGGGCATCGTGGCGCCGCTGTGGGGCCACCTCGGCGACCGCTACGGCCGCAAGCCCATGTTGATCCGGGCCAGCTTCGGCATGGCGATCTGCATCTCGCTGATCGGTTTTTCCACCAACGTCTGGCAATTGCTCGCCCTGCGTCTGCTGACGGGCATCGCCGGCGGCTATTCGTCGGGGGCCACCATCCTGGTGGCGGTGCAGACGCCCAAGAACCGCTCGGCCTGGGCGCTGGGCGTGCTGTCGTCCGGCATCATGGCCGGCAACCTGATCGGCCCGCTGATCGGCGGTTCGCTGCCACCGCTGATCGGCATCCGCGCCACCTTCTGGCTGTCCGGCGGGTTGATCTTCATCGCCTTTCTCGCCACCACCTTCCTGGTCAAGGAAGGACCGCGGCCGGCGGGCGCCGCGAAGAACCGGCCCAAGGGCGGCTGGTCGCACATCCCGCGCCGCGACGTGGTGCTGACCATGCTGTTCACGGGCATGCTGCTGATGTTCGCCAACATGTCGATCGAACCCATCATCACGGTGTACGTGAGCACGCTGGTCGCCGATCCCGCGCGGGTGACGTTCGTGGCGGGCCTGGCGATGTCGGCGGCGGCGCTGGGCAGCATCCTGTCGGCCTCGCGCCTGGGCCGCCTGGCCGACCGCATCGGGCATGCCTACGTCATCGTGCTGGCGCTGTGCGTGGCCGCCGTGCTGCTGATCCCGCAGGCCTTCGTCACGGCCGGCTGGCAACTGGTGGGCTTGCGCTTCCTCATGGGCCTGGCGCTGGGCGGCCTGCTGCCTTGCATCGCGGCGGTGGTGCGGCACAACGTGCCGGACCATTTCGTCGGCAGCATCATGGGATATTCCGTCTCGTCGCAATACGTGGGACAGGTGACGGGCCCCTTGCTGGGCGGCTACGTGGGCGGCCACTACGGCATGCCGGCCGTGTTCCTCGGCACCAGCGTGCTGCTGCTGGCGGGCGCGCTGGGCACCTGGCGGGTGGCCGGCGCCGCCGGACGCAAGACGGCCGCGGCGGCGAAAGCGGAATAG
- a CDS encoding GntR family transcriptional regulator: MSQSLEVEKQLRAMILDMQLGPGERLTERWAEAQLGASRTPVRAALLRLESEGLVCREGRGWMVTPINIAEIEQLFVYREVLEVAAMRLTVANPDHAGLDDIEALLDDCGEEASVEETHRIGLEFHVRLAQLSGNEFISRGVADAMNRLARTRWLESDPIGHGWAEHRAVLAALREGNAEHAVALVQAHVRESRDRLLAVLREGRRSFRARGVMVA; the protein is encoded by the coding sequence ATGTCCCAATCCCTGGAAGTCGAAAAACAACTACGCGCGATGATCCTGGACATGCAGTTGGGCCCAGGCGAACGTCTCACCGAACGCTGGGCCGAAGCACAACTGGGCGCCTCGCGCACGCCCGTGCGCGCCGCCCTGCTGCGTCTGGAGTCGGAAGGCCTGGTCTGCCGCGAAGGCCGCGGCTGGATGGTCACGCCGATCAACATCGCCGAGATCGAACAGTTATTCGTCTACCGCGAAGTCCTCGAAGTGGCCGCCATGCGCCTGACCGTGGCGAATCCGGATCATGCCGGCCTGGACGACATCGAGGCGCTGCTCGACGATTGCGGCGAGGAAGCCAGCGTGGAGGAAACCCATCGCATCGGCCTGGAGTTCCACGTCCGCCTGGCGCAGTTGTCCGGCAATGAATTCATCAGCCGGGGCGTGGCCGACGCCATGAACCGGCTGGCGCGCACGCGCTGGCTGGAAAGCGATCCCATCGGCCACGGCTGGGCCGAGCACCGGGCGGTGCTGGCGGCGCTGCGCGAAGGCAACGCCGAACATGCCGTGGCGCTGGTGCAGGCGCACGTGCGGGAAAGCCGCGACCGCCTGCTGGCCGTGTTGCGCGAAGGCCGGCGCAGCTTCCGGGCGCGCGGCGTGATGGTCGCCTAG
- a CDS encoding MFS transporter, with the protein MSATASATPPAPAPVPHRIILVLAIAAFASACAFRICDPLLPQLSLEYGTSTGEAAGVVTIFAVAYGVFQFLFGPLGDRYGKYRTVTAAAFLCAVGSLGAALAPSLNGMLVARFLSGAAGAGIIPLAMAWIGDNVDYAQRQATLARFITGTIIGMAAGQLIGGLFADTIGWRAAFATLAAIYLAAGLLLMRLAPARAAAAQSGAPGLLAPIRSVLGYPWARAVLLTVFLEGALVFGVLAFVPTYVQQRFHLGPTASGAIGGLFAVGGIGYVLISRKLIDSLGEAGLVASGGLVLMVACALYALGPAWTWCAVGSLLSGFGYYLVHSTLQTNATQMAPSRRGTAVALFACCLFLGQSAGVALAAALVQRVDPQWLFGGTAVLLPLLGGCFSRALKRRAGSAA; encoded by the coding sequence ATGTCCGCCACCGCCTCCGCCACGCCCCCCGCTCCCGCCCCCGTTCCCCATCGCATCATCCTGGTCCTGGCCATTGCCGCCTTCGCCAGCGCCTGCGCGTTTCGCATCTGCGATCCGCTGCTGCCGCAACTCTCGCTGGAATACGGCACCAGCACGGGCGAAGCGGCCGGCGTGGTGACGATATTCGCGGTGGCCTATGGCGTGTTCCAGTTCCTGTTCGGCCCCCTGGGCGACCGCTACGGCAAGTACCGCACGGTGACCGCGGCGGCGTTTCTCTGCGCGGTGGGCAGCCTGGGCGCGGCGCTGGCGCCCAGCCTGAACGGCATGCTGGTGGCGCGCTTCCTGTCCGGCGCGGCCGGCGCGGGCATCATTCCCCTGGCCATGGCCTGGATCGGCGACAACGTCGATTACGCGCAGCGCCAGGCCACGCTGGCGCGCTTCATCACCGGCACCATCATCGGCATGGCGGCGGGCCAGTTGATCGGCGGCCTGTTCGCCGACACCATAGGCTGGCGCGCCGCCTTCGCCACGCTGGCCGCCATCTACCTCGCGGCCGGGCTGCTGCTGATGCGGCTGGCGCCGGCCCGCGCCGCCGCCGCCCAGTCCGGGGCGCCGGGCCTGCTGGCGCCGATCCGCAGCGTATTGGGCTATCCCTGGGCGCGCGCCGTCCTGCTCACCGTCTTCCTGGAAGGCGCGCTGGTCTTCGGCGTGCTGGCTTTCGTGCCGACCTACGTGCAGCAACGCTTCCATCTGGGACCGACCGCCTCTGGCGCCATCGGCGGCCTGTTCGCGGTGGGCGGCATCGGCTACGTGCTGATCTCGCGCAAGCTGATCGACAGCCTGGGCGAAGCGGGCCTGGTGGCCTCCGGCGGCCTGGTGCTGATGGTGGCCTGCGCGCTCTATGCGCTGGGCCCGGCATGGACGTGGTGCGCCGTGGGCAGCCTGTTGAGCGGCTTCGGCTACTACCTGGTCCACAGCACGCTGCAGACCAACGCCACGCAGATGGCGCCCTCGCGCCGCGGCACGGCGGTCGCGCTGTTCGCCTGCTGCCTGTTCCTGGGCCAGTCGGCCGGCGTGGCGCTGGCCGCCGCGCTGGTGCAGCGCGTGGATCCGCAGTGGCTGTTCGGCGGCACGGCCGTGCTGCTGCCGCTATTGGGCGGGTGCTTCTCCCGCGCGTTGAAACGCCGCGCGGGGAGCGCGGCGTGA